A segment of the Scophthalmus maximus strain ysfricsl-2021 chromosome 11, ASM2237912v1, whole genome shotgun sequence genome:
tatttttcctttaaaccaCGACtggcatttttaatttttagccTAAACTCATTAAACGACGTATATACAGGCGATCAATAAGTGTTTAATAATGAACTAACCCTGACCCCCCCAACCctctgaaacatttatttaaagtctagggggcggggcttgtgacctgtactgcagccagacaccagggggcgatcttcatgtcgtccatctttatttacagtttatggttaaaacacaaacggagaagaagaagaagctcgtCTCTTCTACTTCtccacctgtttgtttttttgttgttatttttcatgtttctacttcctgtctgtcgTTGTCTCCTCTCGTCGGTGTCTGGTGGCGGTCGTGTCTTCAGGACTCGTCCCGCTCCTCGCTggccgagctgctgctgtccgacctgctgcaggtggagaacgaggctctggaggaggagaacctcCGTCTGGCGGACGGAGAACCCGAAGACGTCCATGTGGACCTGGAACGAGCCGCCGGCGGCGCCGGGCCGCTGCTCGCCCCCCGGGAGAGGAAAGCAGGCTGCAAGAACTTCTTCTGGAAgaccttcacttcctgttgagagccccccctccctccttcctccagcttcatcctcctcctcctccagactgtACAGAACCTGTGCAtcagacgatcagtgactagTTTGGACGaattgtttaaatttttctgaGCTGATTGTTTCTGAATGTTAAACTTGATGAATCTATTTTTAATTGTTGGTTTgaataaaaatctgtttgaGAAAAACTGTCGGTCCTGttttctgctggaggaggaggagccaaagCTTCAGCTTCATGAATCTGAGATAACTGATCAGATCATAAGATCAGATTTATTGATCCTCAGACAAACTCAAAGTTCAAGGTTTTCATCAGAGAATAACACCTCCTCAgatgtgtttacacacacacacacacacacacgggtatgcgtgtgtgtgtgtgtgtgcatgtgtgtacgtgtgtgtgtgtgtttgtgtgtgcgcgtgtgcatgtgtgtatgtgtgtgtgtgtgcgtgtgcatgtgtgtatgtgtgtgtgtgtgtgtgtgtgtgcatgtgcatgtgtgtacgtgtgtgtgtgtgtgtgtgtgtgtgcatgtgcatgtgtgtacgtgtgtgtgtgtgtgtgtgtgtggcagctgcTTCTGTCAGATTAGCGGCGCCTTTCAGTCGTCAGTGCTTTGTTAAGAAAAGCTTTTAGGAATTAGAACTTAATGAGAGCTGATAAtgacagctgacacacacacacacacacacacacagtacgtgTCTGTcacactgcctgtgtgtgtgtgtgtgtggggggggtttgaCATCAGGACCAGTCATTGTAACTGTAAAAATACTCCACGGTACACGAGTGTAATctttaatatatgtataaatattatattttatatttatattagatTATGAATTGTTGGAGTGTAACTGGTGATAGATTTGTCTTCAAGGATCGACCTCCTGTCGATTCCAACAGTCAACTGAttgtttggtttgaaaaaagaatTCTGAAAATGATGAGAAATATTGTCTCACCTATTTATTCGTATCAAAACTAATGAGAATGAGAGGCAGCAGACGTCTCGTGTCACTGTGATGCTGGAGGAAGAACTGAATCGTGGATGACATCAGACATGACAACGTCTCTCAGGAAGTGATGTGACACgtgtgacacgtgtgtgtgtgatgtgaacaCATTTATTACATCATCTGAGTGTAAACTGTTCCATCCAGTCTGAACATGAGAAATGATTCCGCTGCATCATCTGCTGGCGTCAGTCTTCCTGATGTGAccgttgacctttgacctgtgagCATCGGTACGAGTTTGCTCTTCAGGTGAATGTGCAGGTGTTTTCGATCTCCAACAGGAAGCTGTGCTGACGTCACGTCATGAGACGAGCGTTCTCTTGAATAAACAGGAAGCGGCAGCTGCAGCGGCACAAAGGGCCTCAGACGCCAATCAACCTGCCAACCAATCAGACGTCAGCATCTAAACAGCTTCATAAACTGTAATGAGCTTTAATTACAGCTGAAAGCTTCACtggaacacgtgtgtgtgtgtgtgtctgaatcaCTGCTAATGGCTTTTTCACCTTAAAAAGACGATTCATTGAAAATGAAGACGACTCATCAGCTGCAGTatacagcatcacacacacacacacacacaaacacaaacacacacacagacacacacacagacacacacacacacacaaacacacattcacagacacacacacacacacaaacacacacacacaaacagacacacacacagacacacttacacagacacacgcacacaaacacacatacacagacacacacacacagacacacacacacacacaaacacacatacacagacacacacacacacacacttacacagacacacacacacacacacacaaacacacatacacacacacaaacacaaacacacacacagacacacacacagacacacacacacacacaaacacacattcacagacacacacacacacacacacacacacttacacagacacacacacacacacacacacacaaacacgcacacacacacacacacacagacacacagacacacacacagacacacacacacacaaaaacacacatacacagacacacacacacacacacacacacacacacacaaacacacatacacagacacacacacacacacacacacacacacacacaaaaacacacatacacagacacacacacacacacacacacacacacacacacacaaacacacatacacagacacacacacacacacacacacacacacacacacacaaacacacatacacagacaaacacacacacacacacacacagacacacaaacacacatacaccgacacacacagacagacaggcagacggacaCCACAGGGTGATGTCAGCAGTAGTtaaagaggtcagaggtcaaactgccATCAGGAGGTccggaccaatcacagagcgGATGATGGAGCAGAGAAACAAGGGCTGTTGCCGTGGCAACATTATCGACAGTCTCCAGGTGTGTGGGCGTGTCGGACCGTCTCCGGTCTGTTATGATGGATGGAGACACTGAGCCCTGGGTTCAGGCTGCAGGCACCAGATACAGCACAAAGAAGTTTTGACTGCAGAGTCTTTGAATCTGGACCAAAATAAGTCCCTCAACTGCACGTCTAGTCCCAGACTTCTACATATAGTCCCAGACCTCTACATCTAGTCCACAAACCACTACATCTAGTCCACAAACCACTACATCTAGTCCACAGCCTTATACATCTAGTCCCAGACCTCTACATCTAATCCCAGACCTCTACATCTAGTCCACAGACCTCTATATCTAGTCCCAGACCTCAACATCTAGTCCACAGACTTCTACATCTAGTCCCAGACCTCTACATCTAGTCCACAGACTTCTACATCTAGTCCCAGACCTCTACATCTAGTCCACAGACTTCTACATCTAGTCCCAGACCTCAACATCTAGTCCACAGACCTCTACATCTAGTCCCAGACCTTAACATCTAGTCCACAGACCTCTACATAGTCAACAGACTTCTACATGTAGTCCCAGACCTCTACATCTAATCCCAGAcctctacttctacttctagTCCACAGACCTCTACATCTAATCCCAGACCTCTACTTCTATTTCTAGTCCACAGACCTCTACATCTAGTCCACAGACATCAACATCTAGTCCACAGACATCTACATCTAGTCCCAGACCTCTACATCTAGTCAACAGACTTCTACATAGTCAACAGACTTCTACATCTAGTCAACAGACTTCTACATAGTCAACAGACTTCTACATGTAGTCCCGGACCTCTACATCTAATCCCAGAcctctacttctacttctagTCCACAGACCTCTACATCTAGTCCACAGACTTCAACATCTAGTCCACAGACATCTACTTTTAGTCCCAGACCTCTACATCTAGTCAACAGACTTCTACATCTAGTCCCAGACCTCAACATCTAGTCCCAGACCTCTTCATCTAGTCCCAGACCTCTACATCTAGTCCACAGACCTCTACATCTTGTCCCAGACCTCTACATAGTCAACAGACTTCTACATGTAGTCCTAGACCTCTACATCTAATCCCAGACCTCTACATCTAATCCCAGACCTCTACATCTAGTCCACATACCTCTACATCCAGTCCAAAGACTTCAACATCTAGTCCACAGACATCTACATCTAGCCCCAGACCTCTACATCTAGTCCACAGACTTCTACATCTAGTCCCAGACCTCAACATCTAGTCCACAGACATCTACATCTAGTCCCAGACCTTTACATCTAATCCCAGACCTCTACATCTAGTCCACAGACCTCTACATCTAGTCCCAGACCTCTACATCTAGTCCACAAACCACTACATCTAGTCCACAAACCACTACATCTAGTCCACAGCCTTATACATCTAGTCCCAGACCTCTACATCTAATCCCAGACCTCTACATCTAGTCCACAGACCCCTACATCTAGTCCCAGACCTCAACATGTAGTCCACAGACATCTACATCTAGTCCCAGACCTCTACATCTAGTCCACAGACTTCTACATCTAGTCCCAGACCTCTACATCTAGTCCACAGACTTCTACATCTAGTCCTAGACCTCAACATCTAGTCCACAGACATCTAAATAGTCCACAGACATCTACATCTAGTCCACAGACTTCTACATCTATTCCTAGACCTCAACATCTAGTCCACAGACATCTACATAGTCCACAGACATCTACATCTGGTCCCAGACCTCTACATCTAGTCCACAGACCTCTACATCTAGTCCCAGACCTCTACATCTAGTCCACAGACCTCTACATCTAGTCCCATACCTTAACATCTAGTCCACAGACCTCTACATAGTCAACAGACTTCTACATGTAGTCCCAGACCTCTACATCTAATCCCAGACCTCTACCTCTACATCTAGTCCACAGACCTCTACATCTAGTCCACAGACTTCAACATCTATTCCACATACATCTACATCTAGTCCCAGACCTCTACATCTAGTCAACAGACTTCTACATCTAGTCCCAGACCTCAACATCTAGTCCCAGACCTCTACATCTAGTCCCAGACCTCTACATCTAGTCCCAGACCTCTACATAGTCAACAGACTTCTACATGTAGTCCCAGACCTCTACATCTAATCCCAGACCTCTACATCTAGTCCACAGACTTCAACATCTAGTCCACAGACATCTACATCTAGTCCCAGACCTCTACATCTAGTCCACAGACTTCTACAACTAGTCCCAGACCTCAACATCTAGTCCACAGACATCTACATCTAGTCCCAGACCTCTACATCTAGTCCACAGACATCTACATCTAGTCCCAGACCTGTACATCTAGTCCCAGACCTTAACATCTAGTCCACAGACCTCTACATAGTCAACAGACTTTTACATGTAGTCCCAGACCTCTACATCTAGTCCCAGACCTTAAAATCTAGTCCACAGACCTCTACATAGTCAACAGACTTTTACATGTAGTCCCAGACCTCTACATCTAGTCCCAGACCTTAAAATCTAGTCCACAGACCTCTACATAGTCAACAGACTTCTACATGTAGTCCAAGACCTCTACATCTAGTCCCAGACCTCTACATATTCCACAGACTTCTACATGTAGTCCCAGACCTCTTCAGCCTGTCCAGGATGCTCCTCCATTCACCACCTGACTCTCTGATGCTGTTTGGTCCAGATTAATACTCTGGTCCTGGTCTCTGGGGCAGTGAAGAGGTCTGATTCTAAACCACGACCTGACGCCTGCACTCCTCTGAGTCAGGACAGCAGAGTCACTGAACATCTTCACCTTATAAGGCAATACCTCAACACACATGTGTTCTCTGCCTGTGTTGTAAATTTCTGTGGTTTTACACTTTTGCAGTCTTTAAATTATGTgatttcctctcctgtttcacGTCAGAGCAGCTGCGACGGAGACAGGTAGTGGTGATGATGACTCAGCTTCCTGTTGTCTCTCCACTCGTCCTCCTGCAGGTGTTCACCCGGCGTCTTCGTCTctgagaataaaaacaactgGTGCGAAGACGTTGAAGGTTcttgagtgaaaagaaaattcatcTCGTCATTCAGAGgcacagctgctgtttttcttcctcagtgtgaaaGAGTTcatgtgatgaagaggaagacctcctcttcatcatcttcttcatctacACAGATTCATTGATttggtaaaaatgttttatattttaaaaatatgtttcaacGAACAGGATCAGTAAaccttgtcctggtcctggttctggtcctggtcctgagcAGGTCCTGAGTCAGGACTGCAGGATGATGATCTCTCTCCAACCTCTACTGGGGAAACTCTGCACTGCGTCGTCACTGAGACTGGAGCCCCGGCGACTGCCAGCTGTCCAATCCCTGCTCTGGATCCTGATGACCTCCctgacagtgactgacagctcaTGTATTTACAGTGATGaagcttttattgttttaaagttCACTCAACACCAGACAGGAAACATATCAGTTAactgatatatatgtatatagatttttggaaatgtatggataaaacctttttaaaaactcaaataattgtgttcttttttaaatatgagtGAAATAGTTTGACTGTAAAGAATCAACCTGAGAACTGATCGATCCCCAGTCAGCTGCTGCACCGTGTGTCTGTGGCcggcaggtggcgctgtgacgtcaCGTGTCACCGATCTGATCTGTTTCTACCTGTTGGATCGTCTCAATCAGAGAAGTGACTGAAGCTGTCACGTGAATGTAATCGAGGACAAGTTGGATTCTATGAGGGAGAGAGATCTGGTGAtggattattgattattgattattgattgatcgGATGTGAAGAGACCGAGGTCTGAGATCTGCTGTCTGATCCTGAATCAGCTGCTCTCAGAATAACGTcatcatcaaacagacagaatgtccgtctccatagaaacgatctgtctcagtacatttaggacaaaggtcCAAACTTTTAACCACACTCAACATGCTGAGAGTCATGTTTTCCCCGACATCAGTCTCATTACATGAAAATCTTTATCTCCAAGCATCAGATGCTCACATCATGTAGATTTAAAAGGTTTAACTGTCTGTAGTTATttgcaaacagcagctgaagtTATGTTCAGTTCTGTCAGTTACAGTTGGATATAAAAATCTGTGCCATGTAGCCCATGCTAGAAAACctatgaaaataaaagcttgaaGTTGCAATATTATAAAgtaacagagaaaagaaacccTGTATATTGTGATCGACATTTGATGCAGCGTAACCCATCATTCCATGCTGGtcatgctgccttcacgtgccaGTCAGAAAGATCCTGAGAAGACGAGAAATAACTCATAAGACGACAGTAACACACAGGatacaaacacaacaactgTTGTGATTAGagacattaaaatgtctctaatcacgtgtttattaaaatgtctctaatcacgtgtttattaaaatgtctctaatcacgtgtttattaaaatgtctctgatcacgtgtttattaaaatgtctctgatcacgtttattaaaatgtctctgatcacgtttattaaaatgtctctgatcacgtttttattaaaatgtctctgatcacgtttattaaaatgtctctgatcacgtttattaaaatgtctctgatcacgtttattaaaatgtctctaatcacgtgtttattaaaatgtctctgatcacgtttttattaaaatgtctctgatcacgtttattaaaatgtctctgatcacgtttttattaaaatgtctctgatcacgtttattaaaacattcataCATCACAGAAAACTATGAATCAAATGTCGACTAAGTCAAGTTTTATTGTACATGTAAGTAGAAGTGAGTATAAAAAGTAAAGAtgaatatcaaacaaaaatgtttcaataaatTAGTAAATAAAAGTTACTTTTGTATTTTAACAACAACTGACAAtaaactgttttgtcttttgctcCCAACAATGAATGTGTCTTAATAAAAGTTATTGTTtgtatcatgtgtgtgtgtgtgtgtgttggtattactcatgttgtggggaccaaCATGTGTTTACACACTCACAGGACTTGTCTTCCTTATGGggacaaacaacaataaaacttCATTCAACAGCGTTTTTGAAAAACTAAGCgagtttataaaataaaatagtataaaaagaataaaaagtaaatatgaaAAGTAAAGATGAATATCAAACGTAAATaagctgggtttttttacagttgacatttaaaaatttaaatattcaataaatgtTTCAACTTTGCCTCATACTCCACTTCCATAACCACTGATATGAATATTAAAGGATCAGTCTGCTGATTTTCTCTATTTATATCATTGAACAAATCCCATAAAAGACCAACAGCAacaatgaatgatgaatgtgtCCTAATAAcagttgttgtgtttgtatCCTGTGTCGCCTTTCAAAGTCAACATATCACTTTGTCTTAGATCtcagatactgtacattgaCACATATTCAATATCTGGATGAAATCCATCTGAAGCTTCTTCCATTGCGGCTGTGATCCTTTTACTCTACGTTGACGCGTGATGCAGCTGTTGACCTGCGGGGGCGCTGACGAGTCTCAGGCCTCTGTCTCCTCCGGCGTCCTTCGGCCTGGAAACACACGACAGCAGACACTTCCTGTTAGCGCCAATTCAACATCTCTCCTCTGATGAAGGATGGACGCTGGGTGTGTGTCCGTCACCTTGAAGTGGAAGTAGAGGATGAGGGTCGACACCGtcagaagcagcagcaccacgACACATCTGATGATCAGATCAGTCACAGAAGCTGGAAGAGATTTGAAATCATCACATCTGTTCCTATGACAtcatcttatttattattagtattaacTGCCTCAACAGTTATAATGTTTTTCATTGGACATAAAAACAGACCAGATTATCAACACTGTTACCTGGTTAATGGAGAGAAGTGTTTGAAGAGAGTcgcgctgcgttcacaccaaacgcaacgTGAACTATTCCGTGCGTATGACACGAATAAACACGGAAACTGACTTTGTGGACGAGCAGGTTGGTAGATTATCtgaggacattttctttttaacctcggccaaggaggttatgttttcacccccagTGAAtttggaaggatggaacatggaccaagaaagaatccataaaaCTTTACAggggatctggacaaaggggcggagccaggatttttcaaatttctttctCAAACATTGCAAgatagaaatgttttgtttgtttttttacattttcacagattgcCCCCAAAAATCAGGAATATTCAGAGACTgattctatgagtgtgtgagatttggttcAGATCCACATTAAAATCCAGATCctgttgatttaaatgtgtttcatgagggaactgttgggccttggcggagcgATGAGCTCTTCTGAGTGACATTCTACTTCAggattctttttccttttctttactttagttCAATGAAAGTATAAAAGTAGTTTGCAggcttatttattttaatctagaGATTCATTATATGTACTTTTGTGCTGAATACTACACAAAGTAGTGTGGTGGAACTGGAAACTCTGTTCTGATGGACGAAGAAGAATAACTGAAGtattttaatgttatattaATGTTATGTGGTGTCGTTTCAGAAACCACGAGCCTGCTCATGTCGACTGTGAGACGTGGTTGAAAGCTCAGGAAAGACTCGTAAGTGTCCTTTCGTTTTGAAATCTCTTGATCATGTTTGACACAGATTCTCCAGGAAGATACCTGAGACAATGACATGGAGAGGCCGGCTCTCGGAAGAGAAGTTATAGGAGAAAACGTAGGCGTGGTAAACACATGTGTAGTCCCCTCGGTGGGCGCTGCTCGCAgcagggaacaggaagtgggcggagtgattgacagccggcAGGGTGTAGTTGTGTGCCGTGTCGGAGGTGGTGAAGAGAAGGTGGAAGGAGCCTCCTTGGTACTGTGGTTCAGTAGAACACGTGACGGTGAAGCTGGAGCCCAGGAGCACATGATACCCCTGCTGCTCGGCCCCGGAGACCCCAACAATGGGCGAGACGGAGACGTTTGGCTGAACCAGCAAAcctgtaaacacagagagatgaagcgTGACGACCGGCGCACAGCTCTCACTTCTGTACAGCAAAGCTACGAGAACAAGGGCCGGATGAGGCCAGATATACTgtggtgatgaatgaatgactctCAGACGTTCACATCACTGAGCCAATCAGaccctttgtccggatccacgCCAACATGTcattggttctttcttggcccacgtcaCACcatagtttttgcgtaatcctgccgacgaataaacaaaccaacaaacataCGAATGGACGGGAGCGAGAACATAACCTCCTCTGAGGAGGTCGCCTGACGACAGCAGGTTACCTGAGCAGATCACTTCATGGCCTTTCTTGGTTTTATAAAGATCAGTCAGCTTCACACATTCCCTGAGTTCAGATTCGGACTGGACACAGTCGTTATCGATCCACCACACACGTCTGTATGGAGAATTATCTGTAACTTTTGTTGAAACAGCAGATCCACAATCCAGATGTGTGCAAACTTTATCCACTGATATCTGGTTCCATCCAACCCCGACAGTCACTGGTCTCCACTCTCTCTGGTGGTTCATCTCCAGTTCACCAGCGCAGCGACTGGCTCCTCCCACCAACCTGACTCTGCGTGGACCTGTTccaagacagaaaataatttggGCGTAAGTTCTCAAGTGGCGCAAGTCAAAGGTACGGTGGGTCATGTCCTACCTGAGCAGGTGAGTGCTCGGCCGGATGAGCTATTTATACAATTTCAAAGCAgaaattgtaaagaaaaaaca
Coding sequences within it:
- the LOC118298876 gene encoding scavenger receptor cysteine-rich type 1 protein M160-like isoform X1; this translates as MTHRTFDLRHLRTYAQIIFCLGTGPRRVRLVGGASRCAGELEMNHQREWRPVTVGVGWNQISVDKVCTHLDCGSAVSTKVTDNSPYRRVWWIDNDCVQSESELRECVKLTDLYKTKKGHEVICSGLLVQPNVSVSPIVGVSGAEQQGYHVLLGSSFTVTCSTEPQYQGGSFHLLFTTSDTAHNYTLPAVNHSAHFLFPAASSAHRGDYTCVYHAYVFSYNFSSESRPLHVIVSASVTDLIIRCVVVLLLLTVSTLILYFHFKAEGRRRRQRPETRQRPRRSTAASRVNVE
- the LOC118298876 gene encoding uncharacterized protein LOC118298876 isoform X2, coding for MNHQREWRPVTVGVGWNQISVDKVCTHLDCGSAVSTKVTDNSPYRRVWWIDNDCVQSESELRECVKLTDLYKTKKGHEVICSGLLVQPNVSVSPIVGVSGAEQQGYHVLLGSSFTVTCSTEPQYQGGSFHLLFTTSDTAHNYTLPAVNHSAHFLFPAASSAHRGDYTCVYHAYVFSYNFSSESRPLHVIVSASVTDLIIRCVVVLLLLTVSTLILYFHFKAEGRRRRQRPETRQRPRRSTAASRVNVE
- the sst1.1 gene encoding somatostatin 1, tandem duplicate 1: MKMISSPRLLFLLLSLTASISCSSAAQRDSKLRLLLHRTPLLSSKQDSSRSSLAELLLSDLLQVENEALEEENLRLADGEPEDVHVDLERAAGGAGPLLAPRERKAGCKNFFWKTFTSC